A single window of Nitrospiria bacterium DNA harbors:
- a CDS encoding bifunctional 3,4-dihydroxy-2-butanone-4-phosphate synthase/GTP cyclohydrolase II, whose translation MTFHSVEDVLKDTRQGKMIIMLDDEDRENEGDLVMAAEKVTPKIINFMALHGRGLICLTLTSERAEELQLQSMAQENTASYGTDFTVSIDAKVGVTTGISAADRAKTILTAIDPKTKPADLLRPGHVFPIRAKKGGVLRRAGQTEGSVDLAKLGGLYPAGVICEIMNEDGTMARLPQLFEFSKKHGLKMTTVKHLIEFRMKNESFIRKEASAFLPTEYGDFKVVVFKNEIDGGSHLALVKGKIRGGEGTLVRVHSGCLTGDVLGSKRCDCGDQLHKAMQMIEKEGRGVLLYLNQEGRGIGLLNKLKAYQLQDEGRDTVEANLELGFKPDLRDYGIGAQILVSLGLKKIKLITNNPRKIVGVEGYGLKVVERIPIEMPPHDRNVRYLKTKKMKLGHLLEQV comes from the coding sequence TTGACTTTTCATAGCGTTGAAGACGTGCTTAAAGATACCCGCCAAGGAAAAATGATCATCATGCTTGATGATGAAGACCGAGAAAATGAAGGGGATCTTGTCATGGCTGCTGAAAAGGTGACTCCAAAAATCATTAATTTTATGGCCCTTCATGGGCGGGGATTAATCTGCCTCACTTTGACATCAGAAAGAGCAGAGGAACTTCAATTACAATCCATGGCTCAAGAAAATACGGCATCCTACGGGACTGATTTTACGGTCTCAATAGATGCCAAAGTTGGGGTCACAACAGGAATTTCCGCAGCGGATCGAGCCAAAACAATTCTGACTGCCATTGATCCAAAAACCAAACCGGCTGATTTATTGAGGCCCGGGCATGTTTTCCCCATTCGGGCGAAAAAAGGTGGGGTTTTGAGGAGGGCAGGCCAGACGGAGGGTTCGGTGGACCTGGCGAAATTAGGCGGGTTGTACCCCGCTGGTGTAATCTGTGAAATTATGAATGAAGATGGGACAATGGCCCGGTTACCCCAGCTTTTTGAATTTTCAAAGAAGCATGGGTTAAAAATGACTACGGTGAAACATTTGATTGAATTTCGAATGAAAAATGAATCCTTTATTCGAAAAGAGGCTTCCGCTTTTTTACCAACCGAATATGGTGATTTTAAAGTGGTTGTATTTAAAAATGAAATCGATGGGGGTTCCCATTTGGCCCTGGTGAAGGGAAAAATTCGGGGGGGGGAAGGGACCTTGGTTCGTGTCCATTCTGGTTGTTTGACGGGAGATGTTTTAGGTTCAAAAAGGTGTGATTGTGGTGATCAATTGCATAAGGCAATGCAAATGATTGAGAAAGAAGGGCGGGGTGTATTGCTTTACCTCAATCAAGAAGGCCGGGGAATTGGTTTGTTGAACAAGTTAAAAGCCTATCAATTACAGGATGAAGGCAGGGATACGGTTGAGGCTAACCTTGAATTGGGTTTTAAACCTGACCTCCGCGATTACGGAATTGGGGCACAAATTTTAGTTAGTCTTGGGTTAAAAAAAATAAAATTGATTACCAATAACCCTAGAAAAATTGTTGGGGTTGAAGGATATGGTTTAAAGGTAGTCGAACGGATTCCAATCGAAATGCCTCCCCATGATCGAAATGTTCGGTATTTGAAAACTAAAAAGATGAAATTGGGTCACCTCCTAGAGCAGGTTTAA
- the nusB gene encoding transcription antitermination factor NusB: MISSRRRGRELALQMLFQWDSVQNSSPQSIFEAFQVQGASENVEGFAKVLVKGVIEHRSEIDQIIHKNAEHWTLNRMPIVDRNILRSSIFELLYLDEIPAKVTLNEAIEVAKRFGSEDSGKFVNGVLDNILQKNERLFQKLKSQEFQNKKINI, encoded by the coding sequence ATGATCAGTTCACGTAGAAGGGGAAGGGAATTAGCCCTTCAAATGTTGTTTCAATGGGATTCGGTTCAAAACTCCTCCCCCCAAAGCATTTTCGAAGCATTTCAGGTCCAAGGGGCTTCCGAAAATGTGGAAGGGTTTGCAAAGGTTCTTGTAAAAGGGGTTATTGAGCACCGCTCTGAGATTGATCAGATCATTCATAAAAATGCGGAGCATTGGACCCTGAATCGAATGCCGATTGTGGACCGAAATATTCTCCGTTCTTCAATTTTTGAACTTCTTTATTTAGATGAAATTCCGGCAAAAGTCACATTGAATGAAGCCATTGAGGTGGCAAAACGGTTTGGTTCTGAGGACTCGGGGAAGTTTGTGAATGGGGTGTTGGATAATATTTTACAAAAAAACGAACGGCTTTTTCAAAAGTTAAAATCTCAGGAATTCCAAAATAAAAAAATTAATATTTAA
- the glnD gene encoding [protein-PII] uridylyltransferase: protein MRRIDEKLKEKNPSDLIPGLKNILQEKRFEIYELHKRGASGKHTVVALTTLVDEVLTHLYREIFKKNPTHENIQSQCCLIAVGGYGRKELAPFSDIDLMFLFEPGVKAEYEEIVKEMLYHLWDLRFTLGNSLRTVANCIEEAQKDITVRTSLMEARLLSGNEFLFRKFRKELYDKFVGRKIDRYVKEKIEERKANFSRYGGTVYLLEPDIKKSEGGLREIHYLQWIALAKYRTCSLPELQQQGYLSVKEFNILAEAQDFLWKVRAEMHFYAGKNSDILTFDEQQRLAGLFHFCDQDHQLGVERFMQQYYLYSTRIHEICSRFIERNKNKGRVVNIYNRFFSKTLNGMFALGKDEISVLGVNREKILSQGKYILELFYLAKTHKLRISDETLEMIHHGMEFLPESFFNTSDVAHLFILILSEPGGIAKTLRLMHQVSLLEKVIPEFSRVNRLVQFNQYHKFTVDEHSFNAVEHAENLTKVGENLNNIYSEIKRKDILHLGILLHDMGKGLGGDHSEKGAEIASSVAFRLNFDKRDRDLLVFLVRFHLLMTHIAFRRDLSDEKVLVNFARKVAKPEVLKKLYVLTCSDIKAVGPGTWNGWKENLLADLFYKTLEALAGTESTLSNKQRIQKIWEEALQRVGSDYPQDWLEEQRKDMSERYLLVTPVEKIIKDLYRIRQLEPGGIVVDVEDRDPSGVVDLSVYTFDNIIPGLFSKISGVLAAKGLQILGAQAHTRKKGIVVDTFQVVDPDYTGKTPQERWNEIEETLKGVLQKKIEVEKLFGKRFSGGENKQVGALLEPTLVEVDNDSSDDYTIIEVFAADRRGLLYVITKTIFELGLSVFSSKIATRLDQIVDVFYVKDEEGKKVVDENKISDLKEKIIKAIEI, encoded by the coding sequence ATGAGACGCATTGACGAAAAGCTAAAGGAAAAAAATCCCTCGGATCTGATTCCTGGTCTCAAAAATATCCTCCAAGAGAAACGGTTTGAAATATATGAACTTCACAAGCGGGGGGCATCAGGAAAGCATACCGTTGTCGCTTTGACAACACTTGTAGATGAGGTCCTCACTCATTTGTACCGGGAAATTTTTAAAAAAAATCCCACCCATGAAAACATCCAATCACAATGTTGTTTAATTGCCGTGGGAGGGTACGGAAGAAAAGAGTTGGCCCCATTCTCGGATATTGATCTTATGTTTTTATTTGAACCCGGGGTGAAAGCCGAATATGAGGAAATAGTAAAGGAAATGCTTTACCATCTCTGGGATTTAAGGTTTACCCTGGGGAATAGTTTGAGAACAGTTGCAAATTGTATTGAAGAAGCTCAAAAAGATATAACGGTTAGAACTTCCTTGATGGAAGCCCGGTTACTCTCCGGTAATGAATTTCTGTTTCGAAAATTTAGAAAGGAATTATATGACAAATTCGTGGGTCGAAAAATTGATCGATATGTAAAGGAAAAAATAGAGGAAAGAAAAGCGAATTTTTCACGATATGGGGGAACGGTGTATCTTTTGGAACCGGATATTAAAAAAAGTGAGGGAGGGCTCAGAGAAATTCATTACCTCCAATGGATTGCTCTAGCCAAATATAGAACCTGTTCTCTTCCTGAACTCCAGCAGCAAGGGTATTTATCTGTGAAAGAGTTTAATATCCTGGCTGAAGCTCAAGATTTTCTCTGGAAGGTTAGGGCCGAAATGCATTTTTATGCCGGTAAAAATTCGGATATCCTGACCTTTGATGAACAACAAAGGCTGGCAGGGCTGTTTCATTTCTGTGATCAAGACCATCAGTTAGGGGTCGAACGGTTTATGCAGCAATATTATCTTTATTCCACACGTATTCATGAGATCTGTTCCAGGTTTATTGAAAGGAATAAAAACAAGGGAAGGGTTGTCAATATCTACAATCGTTTTTTCTCCAAGACCCTTAATGGAATGTTTGCTCTTGGAAAAGATGAAATCAGTGTATTGGGAGTGAATAGGGAAAAAATTTTATCCCAAGGAAAATATATTCTTGAGCTGTTTTATTTGGCGAAAACCCATAAACTTCGGATTTCGGATGAGACTCTGGAAATGATTCATCATGGGATGGAATTTCTCCCTGAATCTTTTTTTAATACCTCTGATGTGGCCCACTTATTTATTTTAATCTTGAGTGAGCCGGGGGGAATTGCTAAAACCCTTCGTTTAATGCACCAGGTATCTTTGCTGGAAAAGGTAATTCCCGAATTTTCCAGGGTCAACCGGCTTGTGCAATTTAACCAATATCATAAATTTACAGTGGATGAACATTCATTCAACGCCGTTGAGCATGCGGAAAACTTAACTAAAGTCGGGGAAAATTTAAATAACATTTATAGTGAAATCAAACGAAAGGACATCCTCCATTTGGGTATACTCCTTCATGATATGGGAAAAGGATTGGGGGGAGATCATAGTGAGAAGGGGGCTGAGATAGCGAGCTCTGTTGCATTTCGTTTGAATTTTGATAAACGAGACCGGGATCTTTTGGTTTTCCTGGTTAGGTTTCATCTTTTAATGACTCATATCGCTTTTCGACGGGATCTTTCCGATGAAAAGGTGTTGGTTAATTTTGCCAGAAAGGTTGCAAAACCTGAGGTTCTTAAAAAATTATATGTGCTCACCTGTTCTGATATTAAAGCGGTGGGGCCTGGTACATGGAACGGGTGGAAAGAGAACCTTTTGGCGGACCTTTTTTATAAAACATTGGAAGCATTGGCGGGAACCGAAAGCACCCTTTCTAATAAACAGCGCATTCAAAAAATTTGGGAAGAGGCCCTACAACGGGTGGGTTCGGATTATCCCCAAGATTGGCTTGAGGAACAGCGAAAGGATATGTCGGAACGATATCTTTTGGTGACTCCCGTTGAAAAAATCATTAAAGATTTATATCGGATTCGGCAATTGGAACCTGGGGGAATTGTTGTAGATGTGGAAGATCGTGACCCCTCAGGGGTGGTTGATTTGAGTGTTTATACTTTTGATAATATTATTCCTGGACTTTTCTCTAAAATTTCAGGGGTTCTTGCGGCCAAAGGTCTACAAATATTGGGAGCACAAGCCCACACTAGAAAAAAGGGGATTGTGGTGGATACGTTTCAAGTGGTAGATCCTGATTATACTGGAAAAACCCCGCAAGAACGGTGGAACGAAATCGAGGAAACCCTGAAAGGGGTTTTACAGAAGAAAATTGAGGTGGAAAAACTTTTTGGAAAAAGGTTTTCTGGAGGTGAGAATAAACAGGTAGGCGCTTTATTGGAACCCACCTTGGTTGAGGTGGATAACGATTCCTCAGATGATTATACTATCATTGAGGTTTTTGCGGCCGATCGGCGGGGATTACTGTATGTTATTACCAAAACCATTTTTGAATTAGGCCTCTCGGTTTTTTCTTCCAAAATTGCAACACGTTTGGACCAAATTGTGGATGTCTTTTATGTCAAGGATGAGGAAGGAAAAAAGGTAGTTGATGAAAATAAAATTAGTGACCTAAAAGAAAAAATTATTAAAGCAATTGAAATTTAA
- the purB gene encoding adenylosuccinate lyase, which translates to MISRYTLPEMGKIWDIQKRFETWLRIEILACEAISQLGLIPKEAVQTIKRKAVIDVDRILEVEAETKHDVIAFVTSVAESVGPEGRYIHYGLTSSDLLDTSMACLLREASERIIGGLNELLEVLKERAKEFKQTVMIGRSHGIHGEPITFGFKLAIWYEETQRNLERMEKAKEEISYGKISGSMGTFAHLPPFVEEYVCNQVGLKPAPISNQVVQRDRHAQFMTTLAIVASSLDKFSTEIRHLQRTEVREVEEFFSDTQKGSSSMPHKRNPIGSENISGLARLVRSYSLAALENIPLWHERDISHSSVERVILPDGTILVDFMIQRFINLLKTLVVFPERMAKNLDLTGGLIYSQRFLLELTQKGIEREQAYGLVQKYSRESMTTGKRFDQLVRKDPLIQKHFNQKEIDGCFAPDFYLKHIDTIYKRVFD; encoded by the coding sequence GTGATTAGCCGTTATACACTGCCCGAAATGGGAAAAATTTGGGATATTCAGAAACGCTTTGAGACTTGGTTACGCATTGAAATTCTTGCCTGTGAGGCCATCTCGCAGCTGGGTTTGATTCCAAAGGAAGCGGTTCAGACCATTAAAAGAAAAGCGGTTATAGATGTAGACCGAATTTTGGAGGTGGAAGCAGAGACCAAACATGACGTCATCGCATTTGTAACCTCAGTGGCTGAATCCGTTGGGCCTGAGGGTCGTTATATACATTACGGTTTAACCTCTTCGGATTTATTAGATACCTCCATGGCTTGCTTACTGAGGGAAGCGTCGGAACGGATTATCGGGGGTTTAAATGAATTGCTTGAGGTATTAAAAGAAAGAGCCAAAGAATTTAAACAAACCGTTATGATCGGCCGGTCCCATGGCATCCATGGGGAACCCATCACTTTTGGTTTTAAATTGGCCATTTGGTATGAAGAGACACAAAGAAACCTCGAAAGAATGGAAAAGGCTAAGGAAGAAATTTCGTACGGAAAAATTTCTGGATCCATGGGGACCTTTGCCCATCTGCCTCCATTCGTAGAGGAGTATGTTTGTAACCAAGTTGGGTTAAAACCGGCCCCCATTTCGAATCAGGTGGTTCAGAGGGACCGTCACGCCCAATTTATGACTACCTTGGCCATCGTTGCAAGTAGTTTGGATAAATTTTCAACTGAGATTCGTCATTTGCAGAGAACGGAGGTTAGAGAGGTAGAGGAATTTTTTTCTGATACACAAAAGGGTTCTTCCAGTATGCCTCACAAACGAAACCCGATTGGGAGTGAAAATATTTCAGGGTTAGCCCGTTTGGTTAGGTCCTATTCGCTTGCTGCATTGGAAAATATTCCTCTTTGGCATGAACGAGATATAAGTCATTCCTCTGTGGAACGGGTCATCCTGCCGGATGGAACCATTTTGGTAGATTTTATGATCCAGCGCTTTATCAATCTATTAAAAACGCTTGTGGTATTCCCCGAACGGATGGCAAAAAACTTGGATTTGACTGGAGGTTTAATTTACTCTCAACGTTTTTTGCTAGAATTAACTCAGAAGGGAATCGAACGCGAACAAGCATACGGTTTGGTTCAAAAGTATTCAAGGGAGTCCATGACAACAGGGAAGCGTTTTGATCAACTGGTGAGGAAAGATCCATTGATCCAAAAACATTTTAATCAAAAAGAAATTGACGGATGTTTTGCTCCTGACTTTTATTTGAAACATATTGACACTATTTATAAAAGGGTTTTTGATTAA
- a CDS encoding NAD+ synthase, with translation MTAFRIGMAQINLTVGDIEGNGEKILSYIEKAEKLGVDLLSFPELAITGYPPEDLFLKPNFIQENIEILRKLSRKTEGTAVIVGYVEKGEKLYNSAAVMAQGKIFGSYRKMLLPNYGVFDEKRYFREGEDPLVFEWLGTRFGVTICEDVWFSHGPCRVQAGMGAVLIMNISASPFYVGKWKLRERVLSQRARKDRVWIAYNNLVGGQDELVFDGHGMIHDDRGILIKRGKVFEEDLILFDLNFKNLKDAEKIQKPLLTNKNKWFVKIQSPLYRKNRKPIKALRKNEEFRINPVEEIYRALVMGTKDYVEKNGFSEVVIGLSGGIDSALTATIAVDALGSKRVVGVFLPSQYTSLESDQDVHSLVKNLNIRFIQISIQNLFREYTKTLKKTFGGIPKEITEENIQARIRGNLLMALSNNFKWLVLTTGNKSEMSVGYATLYGDMAGGFAVIKDVPKMMVYRLARYRNGPHGGLIPQSTIKKEPSAELKPNQKDVDSLPPYRILDPILKAYVEEDLSFSEIVQLGFDWKTVRKVIDLVDNSEYKRRQAPPGIKITPRAFGKDRRMPITNRYKDRGKIP, from the coding sequence GTGACGGCTTTTAGAATAGGAATGGCACAGATTAATCTGACCGTTGGGGATATAGAGGGAAACGGGGAGAAAATCCTTTCGTATATAGAAAAAGCCGAAAAACTGGGAGTGGATCTACTTTCCTTCCCTGAATTGGCAATTACAGGTTACCCCCCAGAAGATTTATTTTTAAAACCTAACTTTATTCAGGAAAATATTGAAATTCTTCGAAAACTGTCTCGGAAAACCGAGGGAACCGCTGTAATTGTGGGGTATGTCGAAAAAGGGGAAAAACTCTATAATTCAGCCGCTGTTATGGCACAAGGGAAAATTTTTGGCTCCTATCGAAAAATGTTACTACCCAATTATGGTGTATTTGATGAAAAGCGTTATTTCAGGGAAGGGGAAGACCCGCTGGTTTTTGAGTGGTTAGGAACCCGTTTTGGGGTAACCATTTGTGAAGATGTGTGGTTTTCCCATGGTCCATGTCGGGTTCAGGCTGGAATGGGTGCCGTTTTGATTATGAATATTAGTGCCTCTCCCTTTTATGTAGGAAAGTGGAAGCTGAGAGAGAGAGTTCTCTCCCAACGCGCACGGAAGGATCGGGTTTGGATTGCCTATAATAATCTTGTGGGGGGGCAGGACGAATTGGTTTTTGATGGGCATGGAATGATCCATGATGATCGAGGGATTTTGATCAAAAGAGGGAAAGTTTTTGAAGAAGATTTAATTCTATTTGATTTAAATTTTAAAAATTTAAAGGATGCCGAAAAAATTCAAAAACCCCTCCTAACCAATAAAAATAAATGGTTCGTAAAAATTCAATCTCCTTTGTATAGAAAAAATAGAAAACCGATCAAAGCTTTGAGGAAAAACGAGGAATTCCGGATTAACCCAGTGGAAGAAATTTACCGGGCCCTGGTAATGGGAACAAAAGATTATGTTGAAAAAAATGGGTTTTCTGAAGTGGTCATTGGATTGAGTGGAGGAATTGATTCTGCATTGACGGCCACCATTGCCGTTGATGCCCTGGGGTCAAAGAGAGTCGTTGGGGTGTTCCTTCCCTCCCAATACACCTCTCTGGAAAGTGATCAGGATGTTCATTCTTTGGTAAAAAATTTAAATATTCGTTTTATTCAGATTTCCATTCAAAACCTTTTTCGAGAATATACCAAAACCCTGAAAAAAACCTTTGGAGGGATTCCGAAAGAGATTACAGAAGAGAATATCCAAGCCAGGATTCGGGGAAATCTTTTAATGGCTCTATCTAATAACTTTAAATGGTTGGTCCTTACCACCGGAAATAAAAGTGAAATGAGTGTGGGCTATGCAACCCTCTATGGGGATATGGCAGGTGGTTTTGCGGTCATCAAGGATGTTCCCAAAATGATGGTATACCGGTTGGCTCGATATCGAAATGGACCACATGGGGGGCTTATCCCACAGTCCACAATCAAAAAAGAACCCTCTGCTGAATTAAAACCGAATCAAAAAGATGTGGATTCATTACCTCCGTACCGGATATTGGATCCCATTTTAAAAGCCTATGTTGAAGAAGATCTTTCTTTTTCAGAAATAGTCCAATTAGGGTTTGATTGGAAAACCGTTAGAAAAGTGATCGATCTTGTGGATAATAGTGAATACAAAAGAAGGCAAGCCCCACCTGGAATTAAAATTACCCCCCGGGCCTTTGGAAAGGATCGAAGGATGCCCATTACAAACCGATATAAAGATAGGGGCAAAATCCCTTGA
- the ribH gene encoding 6,7-dimethyl-8-ribityllumazine synthase, producing the protein MAREIRIGIVASRFNDFITDPLLKNAVTALRQKGVKQSHIEVVRVPGAFEIPIVAKKLALSNRFDSILCLGAIIRGETPHFDFLSAEVSRGIGQVSLEVGIPVIHGVLTTNTVEQAIERSDSKRKNRGEETALCALEMATLIKVFK; encoded by the coding sequence GTGGCACGAGAAATTCGTATTGGTATAGTGGCCAGTCGGTTTAATGATTTTATTACCGATCCCCTTTTAAAAAATGCTGTAACCGCTCTCAGACAGAAGGGAGTGAAGCAGAGTCATATTGAAGTGGTTAGGGTTCCCGGTGCCTTTGAAATTCCAATTGTGGCAAAAAAACTTGCACTTTCAAACCGCTTTGACTCTATTTTGTGCCTGGGTGCCATCATCCGGGGTGAGACACCCCATTTTGATTTTTTGAGTGCGGAGGTTTCTCGAGGGATAGGGCAGGTTTCTTTAGAGGTGGGCATTCCGGTTATCCATGGTGTTTTGACAACCAATACAGTAGAGCAGGCCATCGAACGCTCAGATTCAAAAAGGAAAAACAGGGGGGAAGAAACCGCCTTATGTGCCTTGGAAATGGCGACACTAATCAAAGTTTTTAAATGA